AGACCAGCGAGATCGGTTCGTCCTTGCGGATCAGGGTGTCGCCGATCACGACGTCCTCGCGCGAGGTCCGTGCCATGCCCCGGTAGGGCGTGTACAGGCGCAGGAACTCCTCCACGGCGGCCGGCACCAGACTCAGGTCTTCACGTAGCTGACGCTGCAATTCGAGGTCCTGTGCGAGGTGGACGAACATCGTGCCGATGAAGACGCTGGGGGCCACCATGCCGGTGACCAGCAGCTGGCGGACACAGCCGAGCACCAGGTCGGGGGGCAGGGGCTCGCCTTCGAACTCGCCGGCGAGCAGCGCCGTCGTGAGGTCGTCGGCCGGGTCCATGGGCGCGCGACGACGTTCCTCGATCACCTCGGCGGCGATCTCGTACAGGCGGCGGCTGAGCCGCTTCACCTGCTCGTCGTCGACGACCTGGATGGCGGCGACGTAGGCGGCGCTGACCTCCTTGATCAGCTCCGACAGCTCACGCGGCAGGTTGAAGAACGCGGCGAACACGTGCGCCGGGAACTTCTGGGCGTAGTCGACGGCGATGTCGAAAGTCTCGCCCTGGATCAGCCGGTCGAGCAGGTCGACGGCGAAGGTGCGGACGACGGGTTCGAGCTGGGCCATCTTCTCGCGGGTGAAGAACCGATTGATGATGCGCCGGTAGGCGGTGTGCTCCGGCGGGTCGAAGTGCAGCGGTGGCCGTCGCCCAGTGAAGGCGAACTTCGGGACCGTGTTCTGCACCGACGTCGTGAACCCGTCCACGTCGCGCAGGACGCGCGTGACGTCCTCGTAGCGGAGCAGCGCCCAGAAGCCGTCGTAGCTCTGACTGCGGGCGACCGGGCAGGTCCGCCGCATCTCCCGGTAGAGCTTGTGCGCGCTGGTGAACGTCTCGGGGGCGAGTGGGTCGAGGTCGTGCCGCTCCCGTGCCCGGTCCGCGCTGCCATTGGTGTTCGTCATCGCGAGTCTCCCGCCTCGACCACCGATCATAAAGCAAAAACTTGACGGGGGTCCACTTTTGTGTCAAAGATTTCGGTCGCGGGAGTGGCGGGAGGCGAGGTTGCAGCGACACGGGCGTGGTGGTGTCGCCGGGCGTTCCCCGCTGCCGGTGAGCATGCTGGTGTCGATTAGCGGCGCGGCGCCGGCCATTGCGGTCCCGGCGCTCTACCCACGCATCGTCGTCGACCTGCCCGGCCTCACCCCGCAGCTGCTCGGCATCGCCACGACGGCGTTCTTCGCGCTCTCCTCGGTGACGGCCCCGCTCGGCGGGCGGCTGGCCGACCGCCTCGGTGGCGGCCGCGGCGTGCAGGTGTCGGCGGCCGGTTCGCTGCTCGTGCTCGTTGCGATCGCCGTGGCCCCCACCCCGGCCGCCCTGCTCGCGGCGATGACGGCCGCGGGCGTGGTCCACGGCTTCGGGCTCACGGTCTCGTCCCTGGCATTGAGCTCGGCCCTGTCCGGCGCGAGTGCGGCCACGCAGTTCGGTATCAAACAGAGCTCGATCCCTATGGCGTCGCTGCTCGCGGGGGCCGGATTGTCGCTCGCCGCCGGGGTCTCGTGGCGGGTGGTGCTGAGCGCCTTCGTCGTCTTCCCGGCCGCCGCGTGGGGGCTGCGTCCGCCGCCCGAGGTCGGTGGACGGCTGGCCGTCGGTGCCGCTCCACCGTCGCGCCATGTGTTGAACGCCCGCCTCGTGCGGCTGCTGGCCGTCGCCGCGCTCGCCGGGTTCGGGGTCTCGAGCCTGGCCACCTTCGGCGTGCTGAGCCTCGTGCGCAGCGGCTGGTCCGAGGCCGCCGCCGGCACCATCTACGCCACGGCGGCCGTGGTCTCGCTATGTTCGCGGGTCCTCGTCGGCGCCGTCGCGGACCGACGTGGGGACTCCGCGATCGCCATCGCCGGGGCGCTGCTGCTCGCCGGTGCGGTGGGTTTCGGGCTGCTCGGGGCCGGTGGCCGGGCCGCGGCGGTCGTCGGTCTGCTGCTCGCCTACGGGCTCGGCTGGAGCTACACGGGGTTGATGATGTTCGCGGTCGCACGTGCGAACCCCGGACGTGTCGCCCGCGCGACCGGCTGGCTCCAGGCCGGTGCGGCGGTCGGCATCAGCGCGGGTCCGGCGTTGTTCGGGTTGGTCGAGAAGACGGCAGACCCGGGTGCTGCGTGGTGGACGATGGCCGCCTGCAGCGGCCTCGCCGGCCTGCTCGCGATCCTGAGACGGGGACGGGGTGTTGCCGGCCGGGCCGACGCCAGCGTCGTCGCCGACCCGACACGGGCTGAGCGCCGATGACGTCGCCGTCCCCCGTCACCGTGCCGGAGCCCGACCTCCCCGTCGTCGCGGTCGTGGGCGAACGGCTTCCCCGCGCTCTGCCCGTCGCCGCCGGCGTGACGCCACTCGAGGTCCTCGGCGGGCCGTCGCTCGCCGGAGGATGGGCGGCTGCTGCGACCGCACGGTCCGCGCCGACCCTCCCCGACGCCGAGGCGGTCGTCGACCACCTGCTGGGACTGGCCGACGCCGGCGACGTTGCCGGACTGCTGCTCGGCCACGGCCCCGCCCCGATGCCACGGGCGTTCGCGATCCTGCGCGAGCTCGCGCGTCGGGAGCCCGGCCGGCTGCCGCCCCTGCACTTCCTCGACCTGCTGACGCTGCCGCACCCGACGACCACGCACTACAACCGGCGCCGACTGCAGGCGGCGGGCGCCTGGCTCGGGACCCTCACGGGCGTCCGTCCGACCGACACGGCCCTGGCCCGGGCCATCGAGCAGGAGACGGCCGAGGCCGGCGCGCTCGCGGCCCGCGACGCCGCCCGCTCCAGGGACGATGTCGGGGCGCCGGACGCGACGCGGGTGTTCCTCTCGGGCGCGCCGTTCGGCCCCCGGCTCCTCGACGACCTGGCCCGGCTCGGCTACCGGGTCGTCGGGGACGAGCCGACGGCCGCGACCCTGAGAATGTTCGCCGGCGGGGGCGACGGCGTGTCCGATCCGTGGGAGGTGCTGGCCCGCCGCTGGCAGCTCGCCGACTCCCCGTCCGGGCGCACGGCGGGCCGGTCCCGGGCCCTGTGGCTGGCCGACATCGCCCGAGATCGTGACAGCCACCTGCTGGTGCACGTGACGTCGCCGGTCGACGAGTCGGGACCGTGGCTGGTGCCCTGGCTGGTCGACGCGCTCGCCGGCACCGCGACGTCCGTGGTCGTCCTCCACCTCGACGACGTCGCCGGAGGCGTGGACGCCGAGGCGGCCGGGCAACTCGAGGCCGCCGCGCGCGGCAACGGCAGCCCGCCGGTCGTCGGTTGGGCCCCTGCACCCGTCCGGCGCGCGCCGGGCCGACGTCGTCGGGCCGTGCTGGCCAGCGGCGAGGACGCCGGGACCCATCAGCGGCAGTGGTTCGCCGACCTGCGGCGGCGGGTGGAGGACGGCGATCCCTTCGTGGTCGTCGGCGCGGACGCACCGCAGGAGATCCTGCGGGCGATGGATGTGCCGTACGTGGTCACGCAGTGGTGGTCGTCGATCGTCGCGGCGAAGCAGGCGACGGGACGCTACGCCCGGGCTCTGGCCGCCCGCGGCTACCCGACCGACGTCGAGCCCTACAGCGCGCAGGGCTTGGCGGCCGCGGTCGTCGGACCCGACGACGAGGCGCCGTGGGGCGGGCTGCCGACACCCGACGTCGTCGAGGCCACCCTGGGGACTCCGGCCACCTACGACCTCTACGACGCCTGGGCGGGGGAGACGGGCGCGGAGTTCCTGGCCTTCGAGCGCTCCACCGACGTGCGGGGGTCGGTCGACGAGCCGTGGTGGGACCTGCTACCGCACCACTGGTACGACGTCCTCGAGCCGGTCCGGCTCGACCTGCTCGAGGGGGAGCTCCGCGCGGCCGTCGGTCGGCTCGAGCGACGGACGGGCCGGCGGTTCGACCCGGACCGTCTCCGGGCGGTCATGGATCTCGTCAACGAGCAGGCCGAGCACTACCGGGCGACACGCGACCTGATCGCCCGCACCAGGCCGGCGCCGGTGTCGGTCGCAGACACCATGCCCGCGACGATGGTGCCCCAGTGGCACCGGGGGTCGACGTGGGGACGCGACGCCGCCGCCGCTCTTCACGAAGAGGTCCGCGCCCGCGTCGAGGCGGGGCAGGTGGCCTGTGACGGCGAGCGGCTGCGCCTGCTGTGGGCGGGGCGCGGGCTGTGGGGTGACCTCGGCTTCTACCAGCAGCTCGAGGCCAGCCACGGTGCCGTCTTCGTGTGGTCCATGTACCTCGGTCTCGCCGCCGACGGCTACCTGCGCTACGTCGGCGACCACGATCCGCTGCGCGCCCTGGCGGCCCGCTTCCTCACGATGGGTGACGAGCTGCGCTTGCCGGGGTGGGCCGGCCCGTGGCACGTGAAGGAGGCGCGCACGCACGGCGTCGACGGTGCCGTGGCGATCGACGACGCCGATCCGTTCGTCGTGGCCGACCTACGAGCGGCGGGCATCCCGACGCTGCAGCTTCCGGTCGACAACATGGGCTCGACCAACGCCCCCGCCGTCACCGCCGCGCTCACGCGGTTCGTCGAGGACCTCGCCACTGGCGAGCACGACCCCTACCTCTAGGGGGTGGGCCGAGACCTGAGAGCACGGCCCGGGAGCGAGAGCCGGGAGCACGACCTGGAGCAAGACCTGGAGCGGGGCCGGGAACACGGATGGGAGAGCCATGGGAACGCACGTCGAACACCCCTCGATCTTCGGACGCCTACGCGTCGCCCTGACGGCGGGCATCGCCGTCGCGCTCGCACTGATACCGCTCGCGGTCGCCGCGCCGGCCAGCGCGCAGACCGCCTCGGAATCCGGCGTCGCGGGCGTCCTGCCGGACGGAACCCGCTACGGGTTCATCCGTCCGCCCGACTGGAACGGCACGCTGCTGCTCGACCCGGACTTCATGGGCTTCGTGGGTGGCAGCGTCCCACCCACGCCGACCGGTGCGAACCGGTGGCTGCTCGACGCGGGGTACGCGATCGGTGGGACGAGCCGACTGCCGACTCTCGATCGCGTGCAGTCGAGCGTGGCCGCGCTGCTGTCGGCGGCGGACCTCTTCACCGAGGAGTTCGGGGCGCCACGGCGAACCGTCGTCACCGGAAGCTCGCTCGGCGGGTTCACGGCGCGAGCTGCGGTCGAGGCCGCTCCCGAGCGTGTGGACGGGACCGTCGCGTTCTGTGGCGGCGGTGCCGGTGTCGTGGCCGGCTGGAACCAGAAGCTCGACGCAGCCTTCGTCGCCAAGACGCTGCTCGCCGACGGTGACGACGGCCTCGAGTTGGTCGGGATCGGCAACGCCAACGCGGCCACCGCCGCCTGGAACGCGCTGGTCGAGGAGGCCGCCTCGACCCCCGAGGGACGCGCCCGGCTCGCCCTGGCGGCCGCCGTTGGACAGATGGCGACGTTCGCCGACCCGGCGATGCCACAGCCGGAGGCCCGCGACTTCGACCTCCAGCTCGAGCACCAGATCGCCACCTTCCAGCTCTTCGTGCGGCCCAGCATCCGGGCCACGATCGAGTCGGTTGCCGGCGGCAACATCTCGTGGAACCACGGGGTCGACTACCGACAGGCACTGGCCCGTTCCGGCGGACGACCGCTGGTCGACCGCGTCTACCGAGCGGCCGGACTCGACCTGAACGCCGATCTCGACGTCCTGGCCGAGGCGCCCCGTGTGGCTGCGGATCCGGATGCGGTCGCCTGGGCCGAGGACAACGTCGCCTACACCGGGGACACCGGGGGTCGTCCCGTCCTGACGCTCCACACGGCCGGTGACCGTTCCGAGTCCACGGCATTCGACGACGCCTACGCCCAGGCGTTCCGTGCCGCCGGCGCCAACGCCCTGCTCCGTCAGGCGTGGGTCGAACGGGCCGGACACTGCAGCTTCACCCAGGCCGAGCGTCTGGCTGCGGTGCTGACGCTCGTCGAGCGGATCGAGACGGGGCGGTGGGCCGCTGCTGCGAGCCCGTCCGGATTGAACGACCTGGCGGCGCGGCTCGACGCCGGCTCGCCGCTGGATTTGGGCACGGCCGCGTTCTTCCGCCCTGCGCCGCAGCAGTTCCTGCGGCCGTGGGACGGCAGGCACATCGGTGGCTACGTGCCCTGGGTGAACTGAACCCGGCCGCTTGGTGACGCGGCGGCTGTCGACCTCTTCGTCGACAGCCGCCGCGCGGTCGGTCAGGCCGGTTCGACGCGGAGCGGCACGCCGAGGGTGCCCCACTCGGGCCAGCGGGTCATCGTCACCTCGCCGTCGAGTTCGATGCTCCGGGTGGTCGTGAGCAGCTCCTCGAGCGCGGTCTGCAGCATCAGGCGTGCCAGCGACTCGCCGGCACACCGGTGGGGTCCCAGCCCGAAGGCGATGTGCCGGTCGATGTTCGGACGGTTCAGCACGAACATGTCCGGGTCGTCGAACACGTCCTCGTCACGGTTGGCCGAGGCGTAGACGAGCGCTATCGGTTCGCCCGGCTCGATGGTGCGGCCGCGGACGGTCACCTGACGGGTCGCCGTGCGTGCGAAGCCCCGGTAGGGCGTGAACAACCGCAGGTACTCCTCGATCGCGGCCGGCAGCAGCGCGCGGTCCTCGCGCAGCTGCTGCTGCAGCTCAGGGTGCTGGGCCAGGTGGGCGAACATGGTGCCGATAAAGACGCTCGGCGCGATCATGCCGACGACGATCATCTGCCGGATCGTCCCGAGCACCAGGTCGGACGGCAGCGGTTCGCCCTGCCACTCCTTGGCGAGCAGGGCGCTCGTCAGGTCCTCGTCGATCGGCAGTGGCTGTTCGGTGCGCATGCGGATGATCTCGCGCGCGATCTCGTACAGCTCGATGCTCGTGGACTTAACGAGCTCGTCGCGTGCCTCCTGCAGTGCCCGGTTGTAGCGGGCGGTGACCTCGCGGATCTGCAGGCCGAGGTCGACCGGCAGCCGGAAGAACTCGGCGAACACGTGGCCCGGGTAGCGGTGCGTAAAGGCGTCGCACAGGTCGCCGCCGCCGGCGGCGACGTACGGGGCCAGCAGTTCGGCGGCGATGCGCTGGACCGTCGGCTCGAACCGGCGCACCTGCTCGGGGGTGAAGAACCGGTTGATGACCTGACGGTAGGGGGTGTGCTCCGGCGGGTCGAGGTGCAGCGGAGGGCGCCGACCGGTGAACGCGACCTTGGGGACGACGTTCTGGACCGAAGTGATGTAGGT
The sequence above is a segment of the Egicoccus sp. AB-alg2 genome. Coding sequences within it:
- a CDS encoding cytochrome P450 yields the protein MTNTNGSADRARERHDLDPLAPETFTSAHKLYREMRRTCPVARSQSYDGFWALLRYEDVTRVLRDVDGFTTSVQNTVPKFAFTGRRPPLHFDPPEHTAYRRIINRFFTREKMAQLEPVVRTFAVDLLDRLIQGETFDIAVDYAQKFPAHVFAAFFNLPRELSELIKEVSAAYVAAIQVVDDEQVKRLSRRLYEIAAEVIEERRRAPMDPADDLTTALLAGEFEGEPLPPDLVLGCVRQLLVTGMVAPSVFIGTMFVHLAQDLELQRQLREDLSLVPAAVEEFLRLYTPYRGMARTSREDVVIGDTLIRKDEPISLVYTSANRDEAVFEDGEEFRLHRPNLKDHIAFGAGTHTCPGAPLARMMFTITLEEALRRSSHFERNGEIVMAKWAEWGTNSVPMRFVARAAT
- a CDS encoding MFS transporter, with the translated sequence MLVSISGAAPAIAVPALYPRIVVDLPGLTPQLLGIATTAFFALSSVTAPLGGRLADRLGGGRGVQVSAAGSLLVLVAIAVAPTPAALLAAMTAAGVVHGFGLTVSSLALSSALSGASAATQFGIKQSSIPMASLLAGAGLSLAAGVSWRVVLSAFVVFPAAAWGLRPPPEVGGRLAVGAAPPSRHVLNARLVRLLAVAALAGFGVSSLATFGVLSLVRSGWSEAAAGTIYATAAVVSLCSRVLVGAVADRRGDSAIAIAGALLLAGAVGFGLLGAGGRAAAVVGLLLAYGLGWSYTGLMMFAVARANPGRVARATGWLQAGAAVGISAGPALFGLVEKTADPGAAWWTMAACSGLAGLLAILRRGRGVAGRADASVVADPTRAERR
- a CDS encoding 2-hydroxyacyl-CoA dehydratase, which produces MTSPSPVTVPEPDLPVVAVVGERLPRALPVAAGVTPLEVLGGPSLAGGWAAAATARSAPTLPDAEAVVDHLLGLADAGDVAGLLLGHGPAPMPRAFAILRELARREPGRLPPLHFLDLLTLPHPTTTHYNRRRLQAAGAWLGTLTGVRPTDTALARAIEQETAEAGALAARDAARSRDDVGAPDATRVFLSGAPFGPRLLDDLARLGYRVVGDEPTAATLRMFAGGGDGVSDPWEVLARRWQLADSPSGRTAGRSRALWLADIARDRDSHLLVHVTSPVDESGPWLVPWLVDALAGTATSVVVLHLDDVAGGVDAEAAGQLEAAARGNGSPPVVGWAPAPVRRAPGRRRRAVLASGEDAGTHQRQWFADLRRRVEDGDPFVVVGADAPQEILRAMDVPYVVTQWWSSIVAAKQATGRYARALAARGYPTDVEPYSAQGLAAAVVGPDDEAPWGGLPTPDVVEATLGTPATYDLYDAWAGETGAEFLAFERSTDVRGSVDEPWWDLLPHHWYDVLEPVRLDLLEGELRAAVGRLERRTGRRFDPDRLRAVMDLVNEQAEHYRATRDLIARTRPAPVSVADTMPATMVPQWHRGSTWGRDAAAALHEEVRARVEAGQVACDGERLRLLWAGRGLWGDLGFYQQLEASHGAVFVWSMYLGLAADGYLRYVGDHDPLRALAARFLTMGDELRLPGWAGPWHVKEARTHGVDGAVAIDDADPFVVADLRAAGIPTLQLPVDNMGSTNAPAVTAALTRFVEDLATGEHDPYL
- a CDS encoding cytochrome P450: MVMPADAGPSELDPLAPEDLTSAHEEFARLRQTCPVAHSDAFGGFWAMLRHDDVVAALTAPETYITSVQNVVPKVAFTGRRPPLHLDPPEHTPYRQVINRFFTPEQVRRFEPTVQRIAAELLAPYVAAGGGDLCDAFTHRYPGHVFAEFFRLPVDLGLQIREVTARYNRALQEARDELVKSTSIELYEIAREIIRMRTEQPLPIDEDLTSALLAKEWQGEPLPSDLVLGTIRQMIVVGMIAPSVFIGTMFAHLAQHPELQQQLREDRALLPAAIEEYLRLFTPYRGFARTATRQVTVRGRTIEPGEPIALVYASANRDEDVFDDPDMFVLNRPNIDRHIAFGLGPHRCAGESLARLMLQTALEELLTTTRSIELDGEVTMTRWPEWGTLGVPLRVEPA